Sequence from the Mycoplasma cottewii genome:
TCTCTATAAGTTTTATCAGTTTCATCAATATCAGCACCTGATTCAATTCTTTTTGTTGTATATTCATTAAATAAATTGAATGTTGCTAAGTTAGATAAAACTTCTTTATTTCTTTCAAATCCAGCGTTATCAGAATCACCAGTTAAACCAAGATTATTGTTTAGATTGATTATAGAACTCTTGTAGTTAGCTGCTGAAATTCTTTCATTCATCATATCAATAATTCTATTTTTATAATCAATATCTTTATAGAAAATATCTCCATTATCGAATTTGAAGTTTTCGTCGTTTGTTAAACCATAAATAATTTTATTTGCTAATTCATCAGTAATTGTTACGTCTTTAAATCTTTGAACTGAACCACATGAAACAGCAGTAATAGCAGTACCTGAAATAAGAGAAAGAGATGTTATAAAACCTAGTAATTTTTTCATATTATCTTTCCTCCTTTTCACTTTTTACTTCTTGATTTGGGTTAAAAATATCTGAGTTTAACAATGCTTCAAATCTTTTTTTGTTATCTGAAGTTAAATCGATTGCTTGATCTGGAATAAATTCTTCTTTATTAATATCACCTTTAGATTGAGCATCTCAATTTTCTAAGATTGATTTTACTCATTTTTGGTTTTCTGATAAGAATTGTCCAATAGATGCAGTTTTTTCCATTTTTTGTCTATCTAAAATAACTTTTGTTACTAAATGATCAAATTCAGTTTTAACATCTGCACCTAATTTTTTATCGTTATTAGGTTCAACACTTTCTTCAGCAGGAATTTTAATTATTTTATTTATAATTTCATTATTATTAAATACTTTTGAGAATAATCCTAATAATCAACTTGCTTGTGAACCTAAATTTTTATCTGATGAATCAGTTGATTTAGACGCTTCATTTAAGATGTTTGTATTATAGAATGTTTTAGTTTTTGTATTGTCAATTAAAGAAGTGTTAACTAAGAATCTTTCGTAATTGTTTTTAATATTGTTATTTAAGTGTTCAATTTCTACTCCCATGTTTGAAACGGCTATAGAATTTTTCTTATCACTTTCAGATCAATCTCATACTTTATCTGCAACTTGATTTACAGCTGCGTTTTCAGCAGGAGCTGTTTCTGATTCTCCTAATAATACTTTAGGTTTAGCATCTTTTAACATAGAGTTTACTAAGTAAGGAACTAAATCTTTACCAAATTCTGAAGTATATAGAGAATCTATTTTTTTCAATACTGCTGTTTGTTTATTAATATCAATTTCTTTTTTATCACTAGGTTGAGTATTCATTAATTTGTATCCATCAACTTTAGTAATATGTAATCCATCACCATCAATATAAGCGATTATTCCATTATCTTTATTTAACACAGTAAACATATTTTTATTCATGTTTTTACCGTTGTTATCTGAATCTTTTTCACTTAGTGCTTTTTGGTTTATTTTTTCAAATAATTTAATAACGTTTGCAATAGCAGTTTTTGTTGTGTCACGACCTTCAAGTGCACTAATAATTAAATCTGCTTGACCACTGTTTATACCATATTTAATTAGATCGTTTTTTTCTAGTTGAGCTTCACCATCTCATTTAAAAGTATTAGATTTATTATCTTTTTGATTTGTTATGAAATCATATACTGAGTATTTAGCTACATTAGAAAATGTTGTGTCACTGATTGTTAGTAAGTCTCCAGTTTTATTAATTTTATGATAAGTGTTTTCTTTATCTCATTGAGTTCAATCTTTAAAACTTTTTGCTCCACCGTTAACATCAGCTCTTATAGTACGGTTTGCTCCTCTGAAAATAGTATCAAAACGACTTAATCCAGCTGTATCAGGAATATCATTATCATTTTCTTTTTCATCATCATTTACATAAGCTTGAAGTGTTGCAGCAATACCTTGGAATCTATCTACAAGTTCTTTTGTTAAATCAGTTCCACTAGATGAAATTGGAATTAATGCTTCTAATGTTAATTGTTTTTCAACATCTTCTTTTTTCTTAGAATTTGCAAAATTAAATATTAAGTCTGATACCATTACTGGTTTTTCAGTATTAAAGTAATTATCTATAGAGAATTTTTGTGAATCAGTAATTGAACCAAAGTTTCCTTTAATATCATCTCTTTTTAGATCTTTTCCATTTAAAACAGGAATTTGTTTTACTATTTTAGATCAAGATTGAGGTCTTAAACCTTCAAAGTTTACGAATTTATCTGATCCATCATAGTTATTTGATTGAACATAATTTGAGAATTCGATTATACCTTTATTTGAACTATCATCTTTGTTTGAGAATCTTTTTAAAATAGTTTTAATTCAGTCAACTTTATCTTGTTCATCTTTAATTTTCTTTTGAATTTGTTCTGGTGAACTATAAGTAATTGAAATGTTATCTTTTCCAAATTCAATACCACCAACTGAGTTTACTAAATCTGTAAATGAAGTGATTGATGAATCATTTCAATTCATTTTACCTTCTTCTTTACTAAATGCTTCTTTAACTGCTTTAGCTAAATCATCTAAAGTATTTTTATTTTTATAAACATCAACACCAGCAAACTTTTTAACAATAACATTAATATCTAAATCATTAGTTTGAATACCTTTTCTTCATAATGAATTAGAAATTGTTGAATTGAACATTAAAGTATTTTTTAATCTGATAAAAGCACTATTTGAAGGATCGTTTAAAATGTAGTCTGATAAAAAGGCGTTTTCTAAACTTTCTTGATCTCTTTTAACTCCTTTGAATTTATCTTCTAAGAATTTAATATAGTCTTTGTGTTTATCTTTAAACTCATTATCTCTTTTATCTTTTAAAGCATTATGAGCAAAACTATATAAACTGTTAGCAGTTGTTCCGTCTTTTTTACCTAAAAGATTTTCAAGTTCAGTATTTAAGCTTTCATCTCAACCGCGTTCTTGCGCTTCTTTTCCTGTTGGTAATTTAAATTCTCCTTTTTCAGAAATACCTTTTAAAAGTCCTACAGCTAAAATATTATAAAACTTGTTAATAAACCCTTCGTCTTGATTCACACCATTTCATTCTTTATATCAACTTAATAAAGCTTTTGCATCGATATCAAATTCTCCATTATCTTTAATAAATTGAGAGTTTGTTCGTTCTTCTTCTTTTTTACATGAAACAACTCCTGTCATAGCAGTTGCTGCAAAAGTAAAAGTCGACAGTAATGTTATAAGTTTTTTCATTTATTTAACCTCCTTTGAAATTTAAGCAATACGAAAAACTTCTTTTTATAGAATCATCAATAATTATATAATAATATTATTTTGATAACTATGAAAAATTAAAATTTGTATACAATAAAAAAAGATATAAATTTAAAATATAAATAAATGTAGGTGAAATTATGGATATATTTAAAAATATTAAACAAGAGTTTCCGGTTCTTAATAACAATAAAGAATTAGTTTATTTTGACAGTGGAGCTACAACATTAAAACATCAAAGTGTAATTCAAGCTGAAATGGATTATTTAAATTATATTAGTACTAATCCACACTCAACTGATTATAAATTAGGTTACAAATCAATTGAATTTTTAAATGAAACTAGAAAACTAACTAAAGAATTTATAAATGCTAAAAATGAAAGTGAAATTATTTTTACAAACGGAGCAACTCATGCATTAAATCAAATAGCTTATGGTTTAAGTCATTTATTAAATGAAGGTGATGAAATTCTAACAACTAGTTTAGAGCATTCAGCTAACTTATTACCTTGAGTTAATGTAGCTAAAAAAACTAAAGCAGTTGTTAAACCTTTATTTTTAACTAGTGAGTATGGTATTGATATTGATAAATTAGATCAAGTGATTAATTCAAAAACTAAAATCATTACTTTTGCTCATGTTTCAAACACTACAGGTTATGTAAATGATATTAAAGCTATTATTAAAAAAATTAGAAGCATAAAAGATGATGTAATAGTTGTAGTTGATGCAGCTCAATCAGCAGCTCACGCTAAAATTGATGTAGTTGATTGAGATGTTGATTTTCTAGCAATAGCATCACATAAAATGTATGGACCTTTTGGAGTTGGTGTTTTATATGGTAAATATCACTTATTAGATCAACTAGAACCTATTTTTTATGGTGGAGGAATGAGTTTAGAAATTTCAAAAGATTTTAAAGATTATAAACTAGCAAGTTTACCTAATAAATTAGAAGCAGGAACACCTAATATTTCAGGAATAGTAGCATTTAACCAAGCAATTAAATTTATTACTAGTTTAAATGTTGATAAAATTGCTGAACATGAACATAGTTTAAAAAAATATTTAATAGAACAAATCAAATTAAACGATCTAGATAAATATATTACTTTTTATAATATTAATAATTATTCTCCTTTATTAATATTTAATGTTAGAAATATTAACCCTCAAGATATAGCTCACTTTTTAGATATTAAATATGATATAGCTTCAAGAGCTGGAGCGCATTGTGTTAGAAGATTAGCTGATGTAATTGGAACTGAAATCACTGTTAGAATAACTTTTGGAGTTTATAATACTAAAACTGATGTTGATAAATTAGTAGATGCTTTAAAAAATGCTGATAAATTCTTAGATGCTTTATTTTAGTTATGATAGATATTAATAACGATAGTTTATTAAGACAAATATTAATGAAGCATTTTACTAATTCAGATAATAAAACTTTATTAGATAATCCTAACGCTATTACTAAATTATTAAAATCAAATACATGTGCAGATCAACTAACTATACAAGTATTAATTGAATCAAATATTATTAAATCTATTAGATTTACAGGAAGTGCTTGTGTTGTTGCAACCAGTTCAACTGATATATTAATTAATCAAATTAAAGATAAAACTATTACTGAAAGTCTAGATATTATTTATAAATATAAAGATCTAATTGATAATGGTGATTTAACTAATATTAATGATTTAAATGAACTAGTAGTATTTAAAAATATACATAAACAAAAAAATAGAATATTATGTGCTAGTTTACCTATTAATGGTTTAATAGAAATATTAAAAGATTATGAATAAATTACAATTAAGAAAAATTATGTTAGAAAAAAGAAAAAATTTTTCTAATACATATATAGAGAGTAGTAATTTAATTATTACTAATCAAGTTATTGAATTTATTAAAAATCATAACTTTAAAAATATTTGCATTTATCTTTCTACTAAATATGAAGTTGAAACTAGAAAAATTATTGATTATTGTTTTTTAAATAATATTAAAGTTTTTGTTCCTAAAGTTTTACAAAACAATGATATGGAAATGATTAGATATTTAGATCACGATCATAATAGTTTAAATAAATTTAATATTTATGAACCTAGTAGTGATCAAACAATAAATAGTAGTGATATAGATTGTATTTTTACTCCTCTAGTAGGGTTTGATAAAAATTTAAACCGTATTGGTATGGGTAAAGGTTTTTATGATAAGTTCTTTAATTTAAATAAAAATAACTATTTAAAAGTAGGGTTAAGTTTTGATCAACAACTAATAAGTGATGATATTTTAAAAGATGAACATGATGTTAAATTAGATATTATAATTACAGAAAAATGTATCTATAATTAAATAGTGTAGTAATACGATGAAGATAAAAGAAAGGCAAGTAGAACATGATTAAAGTAAACTTAGATTATGCTGGCTTAGATTTTAATAAAATTGTTGATGAAGATAAAATCAAGCAAGTTCATGAAATGATTGTTAACAAAACTGGAAAAGGAAACGATTTTTTAGGTTGATTGGATTGACCAGAAAATTATGACAAAGCTGAATATGAAAAAATGAAACAAGTTGCTGGTGAACTACGTAGCAAAATTGATACATTAGTAATCATTGGGATTGGTGGATCATATTTAGGAATGCGTGCAGCTGATGAAATGATTCGTGGATTAAAACACAAAGACAAAGTTGAAGTTGTTTACGCAGGACACACTATGAGTTCAACTTATACAGCTCAATTAGTTGAATATTTAAAAGATAAAAACTTCGGAATTTGTGTAATTTCAAAATCAGGAACAACTACTGAACCAGGAGTTGCATTTAGAATTTTAGAACAAGAACTAGTAAATAAAGTTGGAATTGAAAAATCAAAAGAATTAATCGTTGCAGTTACTGATAAACAAAAAGGAGCATTAAAAAAATTAGCTGATGAAAAAGGATATGAAACTTTTGTTATTCCAGATGACATTGGTGGAAGATTCTCAGTTTTAACTCCTGTTGGTATTTTTGGATTATTAGTTGCTGGAATTAATACAGATAATATCTTTAAAGGAGCTAGAAAAGCAAAAGCTGATTTAGTTGCAAACGATTCTTCAAATGAAGCTTACAAATATGCTTTTGTAAGAAATTACTTATACAACCAAGGTTACAGAACTGAAGCATTAGTTACTTATGAATTACAATTACAAATGATAGCTGAATGATGAAAACAATTATTTGGTGAATCAGAAGGAAAAGAATTCAAAGCCTTATACCCAACATCAATGGTATTTTCAACAGATCTTCACTCATTAGGACAATGAGTTCAACAAGGTCCTAGAAATGTTATGTTTGAAACTGTTATTAAAATTAATAAACCAGTTAAAGATATTGACATTTTACCTGATAAAGATAACTATGATGGATTAAACTACTTAGTAGGAAAAAGTTTACATGAAATTAACCAAACTGCTTTAAAAGGAGTAGTTCAAGCTCATGCAGTAACAGGACAAATGCCAAACATTATTTTAGAATTTGAAAAAATGGATGATGAACAATTTGGATACTTAGTTTACTTCTTTGAATTAGCTGTTGCAATGAGTGGATATCTATTAGATGTTAACCCTTTCGATCAACCAGGTGTTGAAGTTTACAAATACAATATGTTTAAACTATTAGATAAACCAGGAGTTAAATAATAGATACATTGTTGTTAAAAAATAAAAAATTGACAGAAATTACTGTCAATTTTTATTTTTATTTTTTAATCATTATATTATAACTTGATGATCGCAAGCATTTTTTGTGTATTTCCACACTTTTTGCTTGTCTAGATTAATTTTAAAACATCTTTTTCCAATAAAAATTGTTTTAAACCTATATATAAAATTCCGTTTTCATCATGTCTTGGAATAATATCTTCATAAACAATTACTATTTTTTTAAAAGAATCATTTATTCTTTTTAATGATGATATTTCTTGTTCTCTTTTTTCAGCAGTGCCTATATTTAATGCTGATTGAATATAGTATCTTTGATGAGCGATATTAACAACAAAATCAACTTCTAGTTGAGATCTTTTTCTTACGTTATTTTCGTTGTATTCATAATTAACAACACCCACATTTACTTCATAACCTCTTTTAATTAGTTCATTATATATTATATTTTCTTGAATAAAACCTTTATCATCATCTCTAAAATTTAATCTAGCATTTCTTAAACCTATATCTGAAAAATAATATTTTAAAGGAGAATCAATAGCTCTTTGTCCTTTAATGTCATATCTTTTACATGAAGAAATTAAAAAAGATTCTTCAAAATAATTTAAATATTTAAAAACTGTTGAATGAGAAATATTTATCTTTTTATTTGAAATCAACATATTTGTTAGTCTTGTTGGATTTGTAAGTGAACCAATAACTGAAGAAATAAAATCTAAAAGAGAATCTAAAACATGAGAATCGTTCATTATTTTATTTCTTTCTATAATATCTTTTATATAAGTTGCTTTAAAAAGATCTTTTAAATATTTACTTTTTTCTTGATGAGTTTTTAAAGAATATACATAAGGTAAACCACCATAAATCATATATTCTTCTAAAGCTAGATATTTGTTTTCATATAATGGAATGATTTCATCATAAGATAAAGGTGAAATATAAATCTCGTCAGCTCTATCTCTAAATTGAGTTAAAACATCAGTTGATAACATTTTAGAATTACTTCCAGTTACATAAACATCAATATTTTCTTTATTATAAAAACTTAATAAAGTATCGACAAAAGTTATTTTATAACTACTATTTTCTACATATGGATTATCAATTTCTTCACACATTTGTATTTCATCAATTAAAATATAGTACTTAGTATTTTCATCAACTATTTGACTAGAAATATATTCATATAAAGTTATTGGATTAGTGTATTTTTTATTTTTAATATTTTCAAAAGAAATAGAAATTATTTGATCTTCTCTTACTTGATTTGATTTTAAATAATTATAAAACGTATTAAAAAGTAGATAAGATTTACCACATCTTCTAATTCCTGTAATAACTTTTATTCTTTTATTATGCATTTTAGATATTAACTTATTAAGATAAAAATCTCTTTTTATATCTATACTCATATAATTCACTCCAAACACAAGCAATTTGCGTGTATTTCCACACTTTTTGCTCGCCTATATTATACTACTTTTTATTTACACAAGCAATTTGCGTGTATTTCCACACTTTTTGCTTATCTAATATATATGAGATAAATCTAATAAAAGACAAGTAAACGATATAAAAAGTCAGAAATAACAATTAACAAATAAAAAAACAGACTTTTGTAGTCTGCTTTAATATCTTCTGTAGATAAATCATTTTCAGTTGTTATTTTTACTTTATTGATATTTTCAATGTTACTAATAATTTTATTTTTAGAAGTTTCTAAATCTTCGAATGCTTCATTTGTATCTTTAACATATTTATCATAAGCTTTTTTTAAAATAGTATTTCTTTTATCTCAACGTTCTAGATCTTTTAAAATTAAATTCATAGTTTTTTGAATTTCATCAATATTTTTTGAAATTTTATAATCTTTAATAGCGATTTGTTGAGCGTGTAACATTACTGGTAAAGTAGTTGGTGAAGTTATTCAAATTCTTTTATCTAAAGCTGATTTATAAACATCTCTAAAATCATTAATAATTAATTCAAAAATCACTTCAGAAGGAATGTACATAATAACACTATCAACTCCTTCTTGTTTGTTAATATATTTACTTGAAAGATCTTTAATTTTTTGATTAATTGAGTCTTTAAATTCTTTTTGAGCTTGTTTATATTCATAAGTTTCTTTTTCACTTGAAAGTAAAATATCAGTTTTTTGTAATGGGAATTTTGAATCAATTGCAATTTTTTTATCATTAATTCCAGTTCTAATAATTGCATCAATTCTAGGTTTTTCACTACCGTTTTTATATTGATATTCTCTTTGTCAAATTCCATCAACTGATTCATCACCTAAAATATTAGTTAGTATTCATTCTAGTGTATATTCACCAATATTTCCTCTTGTTTTACTATTTTTAAAAATAGCAGAAATATCAGCTATTTTATCAGAAGAAGCATTAATATCTTTATTTACTTGTTCTAGTTTAGTTTTACTTTCAATAGCTGTATTATTTAAGATTTTAAATTGTTCATTTAATAACTCTATTGATTTTTTTAACTCTGATTTTTGTTGATTAATTGATTCAGTTAGTTCTTGTTTTTGTTTATCAACAGAATCTTTTAATTCATTTTTTTGTTGATTTACTGAATTTGTTAAATCAGTTTTTTGTTCACCAACTGTTTTTGTTAGATTTTCAAATTTTTCTTTATCAGCTGCTGTTTTAGCTGTTAGATCAGTAATAATTTGTTGTATTTTATTAGTTAATTGACTTTGATCTTGAACTGGATAAGTTTGATTTTTATTTTTAATTAATAAAACTACAATACCTGATAATGCAATTATTAATAAAGCTATTAAAACTATTAATAAAATTTGTGTACTATTCATTTTCTTCTCCTTTTATCTAAATGGTTTTATTTTAATATAAGACGTATTATTCTAAAATAAAATAAACTCAAATCTATTTATAACAATCTTAAGTTAAAATTAAAATAGTTTATAAGGAGAAATTATGATTTTACAAAAAACTTTTAAAAATAATAAACCTACAATTTATTTAATAACAACTCCAATAGGTAATTTAGATGATATTAATAAAAGAAGTTTACAAACATTACAAAATGTTGATTTTATATTTTGTGAAGATACTAGAACTAGTAAAGTTTTATTAGATAAATATAATATTTCAAATAACTTAATTTCTTTTCACATGTACAATGAAGATCAAAGAATTAATCAAATAATAGATCTAGTTAATCAAAATAAAAGTCTAGCTATTATAAGTGATGCAGGAGTTCCTATTATAAGTGATCCAGCAGGATATTTAATTAATCAATTAAAACAGTTAAATATAAATTGTAATATTACTGCAATTGGAACAGGTTCAGCTTATATTCATGCTTTAATTTGTAGTGGTTTTAATAGTAAAACAAATTACTTTTATGGTTTTATTGAAAATAAAAATAAACAATCAAAAATTAAAGAATTAACTAATTTAATTAATAATTATAATGATACTGTCATTAGTTTTTATGAATCAGTTCACAGAATCAAACAAACTGTTGAATGTTTAAATGAAATATTAGATTCAAATCATAAAATAGTTATAGCTAGAGAACTAACTAAAATTAACGAAGAAATTATTTATGGATCAATTAGTGAAATTAATGACTATGTTAATTCAGATGAATTTATTAGTAAAGGTGAATTTGTAATTGTAATTGATAAACAGAATCAAAAATTAATAAATAATGATTATTCAGATCAAGAAATTATTAAATTAATTGATGATGAAATGAATTTAAATGATATTAAGTTAAAAAAAGCTTGTGAGATAATTAGTCAAAAAACAAATAAATCAAAAAATGAGTTATATAACATGTACATTTTAAATAAAACTTCCTAATACATTAATAGGAGGTAAATATGAATGAAAGAAATAAAAATAGAAAATACAAAAGAAATTATTGCTGGAGCTGGTTTAAATATTACTGGTGCTCTTTTAGAGGGTGCTGCAAAACTTGTTACAAGTGTTTCTAATAGTTATATTGGTCTGTTTGATACTATATCATCAACAGTTGTATCAATGTTTGTTATGGCATCAAATCCAGCTAAAGCTGAATTTAAATTTGGAAACAATTTAATAAAAGTAGATAATACTAAAAAAATTGATTATCAAATAGAAAAATTAAAATATGATTCTATGCAATCTCGTTATCCTGTTTTAGAATTAGGATCAGGTAAAAGCGTGCAAAAAATTGCTATTCCAAATAATTTTGGTGATTATAGTGTTGATTCAATTGCTCAATACTCATTTGACGATCAAGGAATTTTTTAGTTTAATTTAGCTTTAACACTTTTTAAAAACTTAATTAGAAAACAAAACTTTCTTAAATTGTAATCATATATTGAAATGATTAATTATATGTAGTAATATCTTTATGTTGAAAAAAGTTTCAACCGCTCTTTTTGTATGTCTTAAAAGAAGTTCACACTCACATACAGAGGCGAGTCTAGACTGGAGGAAGAAAGATGTTTGCAATCATTAAAACTGGTGGAAAACAAATTAAAGTTGAACCAGGACAAGAAATCTTCATCGAAAAAATCGAAGGTGAAGTTGATGCAAAAGTTGTATTTGATCAAGTATTAATGATCGATGGAACAGTTGGTAACCCAACAATCGCTGGAGCTAAAGTTTCAGGAACTATCGTAAAACAAGGAAAAGGTAAAAAAATCCGTGTTGTTAGATATCATCCAAAGAAAAACGTTAATAAAATTTACGGTCACAGACAACCTTTTACAAAAGTAAAAATTGATGAAATTACTACTAAATAATTATGATAAAGATAGTAATTAAATATAATGATAAAAATATCGAACAATTTAATATAAGTGGTCATGCAAATGCCGGACCTTATGGTCAAGATCTTGTGTGTGCTGCAATTACAGGAATTGTTAGTGGTGCTTTAAATGCACTTGATATTAATTATCGTGACAAGGTGAGGTTGGAAGTTTTAGATAATGAAGTTATTATTCAAGCACTTGACTTAAATGATAAATATCTACAAACTATGTTGAATATGTTAAAAATACAAATTCATACAATAACAACTCAATATCCTAAAAATACACAGTTTAAGGAGGTAAGTTAATATGAATATGCGTTTCTTATTAGGTTTACAGTTCTTTGCTTCTAAAAAGGGAGTAGGGTCAACTAAAAACGGACGTGACTCTGAATCAAAACGTTTAGGTGCTAAAAAATCAGACGGACAATTTACTAACGCTGGTTCAATTATTTTTAGACAAAGAGGAACAAAAATCCACCCAGGTAACAACGTAGGACGTGGTGGAGATGACACTCTATTTGCTTTAACTTCAGGAATCGTTAAATACGAAAGATTCGGAAAAAACCGTACTAGAGTTAGTGTTATAGCTAAAGAAACTAATTAATTTCAAAAGTTCTCAAATATGAGAACTTTTTATTATAATTTTATTTATACAGGAGAAAAACGACATGATGATTGTATTTTTAATATCGCTTTTAGTGATTTGGATTTTGTTTTTCACATTTGTTGTT
This genomic interval carries:
- a CDS encoding lipoprotein, whose product is MKKLITLLSTFTFAATAMTGVVSCKKEEERTNSQFIKDNGEFDIDAKALLSWYKEWNGVNQDEGFINKFYNILAVGLLKGISEKGEFKLPTGKEAQERGWDESLNTELENLLGKKDGTTANSLYSFAHNALKDKRDNEFKDKHKDYIKFLEDKFKGVKRDQESLENAFLSDYILNDPSNSAFIRLKNTLMFNSTISNSLWRKGIQTNDLDINVIVKKFAGVDVYKNKNTLDDLAKAVKEAFSKEEGKMNWNDSSITSFTDLVNSVGGIEFGKDNISITYSSPEQIQKKIKDEQDKVDWIKTILKRFSNKDDSSNKGIIEFSNYVQSNNYDGSDKFVNFEGLRPQSWSKIVKQIPVLNGKDLKRDDIKGNFGSITDSQKFSIDNYFNTEKPVMVSDLIFNFANSKKKEDVEKQLTLEALIPISSSGTDLTKELVDRFQGIAATLQAYVNDDEKENDNDIPDTAGLSRFDTIFRGANRTIRADVNGGAKSFKDWTQWDKENTYHKINKTGDLLTISDTTFSNVAKYSVYDFITNQKDNKSNTFKWDGEAQLEKNDLIKYGINSGQADLIISALEGRDTTKTAIANVIKLFEKINQKALSEKDSDNNGKNMNKNMFTVLNKDNGIIAYIDGDGLHITKVDGYKLMNTQPSDKKEIDINKQTAVLKKIDSLYTSEFGKDLVPYLVNSMLKDAKPKVLLGESETAPAENAAVNQVADKVWDWSESDKKNSIAVSNMGVEIEHLNNNIKNNYERFLVNTSLIDNTKTKTFYNTNILNEASKSTDSSDKNLGSQASWLLGLFSKVFNNNEIINKIIKIPAEESVEPNNDKKLGADVKTEFDHLVTKVILDRQKMEKTASIGQFLSENQKWVKSILENWDAQSKGDINKEEFIPDQAIDLTSDNKKRFEALLNSDIFNPNQEVKSEKEER
- a CDS encoding aminotransferase class V-fold PLP-dependent enzyme is translated as MDIFKNIKQEFPVLNNNKELVYFDSGATTLKHQSVIQAEMDYLNYISTNPHSTDYKLGYKSIEFLNETRKLTKEFINAKNESEIIFTNGATHALNQIAYGLSHLLNEGDEILTTSLEHSANLLPWVNVAKKTKAVVKPLFLTSEYGIDIDKLDQVINSKTKIITFAHVSNTTGYVNDIKAIIKKIRSIKDDVIVVVDAAQSAAHAKIDVVDWDVDFLAIASHKMYGPFGVGVLYGKYHLLDQLEPIFYGGGMSLEISKDFKDYKLASLPNKLEAGTPNISGIVAFNQAIKFITSLNVDKIAEHEHSLKKYLIEQIKLNDLDKYITFYNINNYSPLLIFNVRNINPQDIAHFLDIKYDIASRAGAHCVRRLADVIGTEITVRITFGVYNTKTDVDKLVDALKNADKFLDALF
- a CDS encoding iron-sulfur cluster assembly scaffold protein produces the protein MIDINNDSLLRQILMKHFTNSDNKTLLDNPNAITKLLKSNTCADQLTIQVLIESNIIKSIRFTGSACVVATSSTDILINQIKDKTITESLDIIYKYKDLIDNGDLTNINDLNELVVFKNIHKQKNRILCASLPINGLIEILKDYE
- a CDS encoding 5-formyltetrahydrofolate cyclo-ligase, with protein sequence MNKLQLRKIMLEKRKNFSNTYIESSNLIITNQVIEFIKNHNFKNICIYLSTKYEVETRKIIDYCFLNNIKVFVPKVLQNNDMEMIRYLDHDHNSLNKFNIYEPSSDQTINSSDIDCIFTPLVGFDKNLNRIGMGKGFYDKFFNLNKNNYLKVGLSFDQQLISDDILKDEHDVKLDIIITEKCIYN
- a CDS encoding glucose-6-phosphate isomerase, which translates into the protein MIKVNLDYAGLDFNKIVDEDKIKQVHEMIVNKTGKGNDFLGWLDWPENYDKAEYEKMKQVAGELRSKIDTLVIIGIGGSYLGMRAADEMIRGLKHKDKVEVVYAGHTMSSTYTAQLVEYLKDKNFGICVISKSGTTTEPGVAFRILEQELVNKVGIEKSKELIVAVTDKQKGALKKLADEKGYETFVIPDDIGGRFSVLTPVGIFGLLVAGINTDNIFKGARKAKADLVANDSSNEAYKYAFVRNYLYNQGYRTEALVTYELQLQMIAEWWKQLFGESEGKEFKALYPTSMVFSTDLHSLGQWVQQGPRNVMFETVIKINKPVKDIDILPDKDNYDGLNYLVGKSLHEINQTALKGVVQAHAVTGQMPNIILEFEKMDDEQFGYLVYFFELAVAMSGYLLDVNPFDQPGVEVYKYNMFKLLDKPGVK
- a CDS encoding ATP-binding protein, yielding MHNKRIKVITGIRRCGKSYLLFNTFYNYLKSNQVREDQIISISFENIKNKKYTNPITLYEYISSQIVDENTKYYILIDEIQMCEEIDNPYVENSSYKITFVDTLLSFYNKENIDVYVTGSNSKMLSTDVLTQFRDRADEIYISPLSYDEIIPLYENKYLALEEYMIYGGLPYVYSLKTHQEKSKYLKDLFKATYIKDIIERNKIMNDSHVLDSLLDFISSVIGSLTNPTRLTNMLISNKKINISHSTVFKYLNYFEESFLISSCKRYDIKGQRAIDSPLKYYFSDIGLRNARLNFRDDDKGFIQENIIYNELIKRGYEVNVGVVNYEYNENNVRKRSQLEVDFVVNIAHQRYYIQSALNIGTAEKREQEISSLKRINDSFKKIVIVYEDIIPRHDENGILYIGLKQFLLEKDVLKLI
- a CDS encoding DNA recombination protein RmuC; amino-acid sequence: MNSTQILLIVLIALLIIALSGIVVLLIKNKNQTYPVQDQSQLTNKIQQIITDLTAKTAADKEKFENLTKTVGEQKTDLTNSVNQQKNELKDSVDKQKQELTESINQQKSELKKSIELLNEQFKILNNTAIESKTKLEQVNKDINASSDKIADISAIFKNSKTRGNIGEYTLEWILTNILGDESVDGIWQREYQYKNGSEKPRIDAIIRTGINDKKIAIDSKFPLQKTDILLSSEKETYEYKQAQKEFKDSINQKIKDLSSKYINKQEGVDSVIMYIPSEVIFELIINDFRDVYKSALDKRIWITSPTTLPVMLHAQQIAIKDYKISKNIDEIQKTMNLILKDLERWDKRNTILKKAYDKYVKDTNEAFEDLETSKNKIISNIENINKVKITTENDLSTEDIKADYKSLFFYLLIVISDFLYRLLVFY